In Methanomassiliicoccales archaeon, one DNA window encodes the following:
- a CDS encoding DNA topoisomerase I — protein sequence MGEERMRILVISEKANAAARIATILGKGSYKRKNLHGVPVFHIERDGQEIDIVGLRGHILELDYPRELNDWRKVDPKDLVYATPEKRVIARNILAALKELSNDIDQVIIATDYDREGELIGLETVKMLSIDPKKVKRARFSALTKNEIEAAFSSLTTPDEKLAESAECRQIIDLAWGATLTRFISKATHQMGKNFLSVGRVQSPTLSLIVDRHKQIEEFVPKPYWDVTAKLRHNNAEFAGGHQKNPFWEESDAKNVLSKCKDIGLGEVIQYEANERDEYPPAPFNTTNFLAEANRLGIPASRAMSIAEDLYTSGYISYPRTDNTVYPKSLYLKGVLEKLRESEFKKEVEEILAQDRIIPSRGKIEATDHPPIYPTEVASRGTLKGEKWKIYELVVRRFLATLAPPAKVRVNNCAVSINGEIFTADGYKLINLGWRKYYPYYRISEVEIPDLSVGDKVEVLSVESIKKLTQPPPRYTQGTLIQEMERLGLGTKSTRHEIIQKLYERNYVRGNNLIPTPAGIAVAEALEKYANMITDSKMTSHLEKDMDDIARGESTIDDVVHESQDMLSDVIDIMDQ from the coding sequence TTGGGCGAAGAACGAATGAGAATACTCGTGATCTCTGAAAAGGCTAACGCAGCCGCTCGCATTGCTACGATCCTCGGGAAGGGGTCCTATAAGAGGAAAAATCTACACGGTGTTCCAGTTTTCCATATTGAAAGAGATGGTCAGGAAATCGACATCGTGGGTTTGCGCGGTCACATCCTTGAACTGGATTATCCAAGAGAACTCAACGATTGGCGGAAAGTCGATCCCAAAGACCTCGTCTATGCCACTCCTGAGAAAAGGGTCATCGCAAGGAATATTCTGGCAGCTCTCAAAGAACTCTCAAATGATATAGACCAGGTCATCATCGCGACCGACTATGACAGAGAGGGCGAACTTATCGGCCTTGAAACCGTAAAGATGCTCTCCATAGACCCGAAGAAAGTGAAGAGGGCGAGGTTCAGTGCGTTGACAAAGAATGAGATCGAAGCGGCCTTTTCTTCGCTCACCACTCCAGACGAAAAGCTCGCAGAATCTGCCGAGTGCAGACAAATCATCGATCTCGCATGGGGCGCAACACTCACCCGCTTCATCTCAAAAGCGACACATCAGATGGGAAAAAATTTCCTCTCTGTGGGCCGTGTGCAGAGCCCGACGTTAAGCCTCATCGTCGACAGGCACAAACAGATCGAAGAATTCGTCCCGAAACCTTACTGGGATGTCACCGCCAAGCTGAGACACAATAATGCCGAGTTCGCTGGAGGACATCAAAAGAACCCTTTCTGGGAAGAGAGCGATGCGAAAAATGTCCTTTCTAAATGTAAGGACATAGGATTAGGTGAGGTCATCCAGTATGAGGCAAATGAAAGAGATGAATATCCTCCGGCGCCATTCAACACGACGAATTTTCTCGCCGAGGCAAATAGACTAGGTATTCCGGCGAGTAGGGCGATGAGCATCGCTGAGGACCTTTACACTTCTGGTTACATCTCATATCCGCGTACAGATAATACCGTCTACCCAAAATCCCTGTATTTGAAGGGCGTTCTCGAAAAGTTGAGAGAATCTGAGTTTAAAAAGGAAGTAGAGGAAATACTCGCCCAGGATCGGATAATTCCGTCAAGAGGAAAGATCGAAGCGACCGATCACCCACCAATTTATCCCACCGAGGTCGCTTCGAGAGGAACATTGAAAGGGGAGAAGTGGAAGATCTACGAGCTCGTGGTGCGCCGGTTCTTGGCAACCCTTGCGCCGCCAGCGAAGGTTAGAGTCAATAATTGCGCGGTCTCTATAAATGGAGAAATATTCACCGCCGATGGATATAAGTTGATTAATCTTGGCTGGAGGAAATACTATCCATATTATAGAATCTCTGAAGTCGAAATCCCGGATTTAAGTGTGGGAGACAAAGTCGAAGTCCTGAGCGTCGAATCAATCAAGAAACTCACACAACCGCCACCGAGGTATACTCAAGGTACGCTCATCCAGGAAATGGAGCGCCTTGGATTGGGGACTAAAAGCACAAGACACGAGATCATCCAGAAGCTGTATGAACGAAATTATGTGAGAGGCAATAATCTCATACCGACACCAGCAGGAATTGCCGTGGCAGAAGCCCTCGAGAAATACGCGAACATGATCACGGACAGCAAAATGACGTCGCACCTCGAAAAGGACATGGACGATATCGCGAGAGGGGAGAGCACGATTGACGATGTTGTACACGAGTCACAAGATATGCTTTCTGATGTCATTGATATTATGGATCAG
- the nikR gene encoding nickel-responsive transcriptional regulator NikR has translation MDNVTRIGVSLEPELLEKFDELIREKGYTTRSEAIRDLIRNALVEEIWADENSEAFGTITLVYDHEKGGVREKLLEIQHAHHTQISSSMHIHLDAHRCLEVLVVSGKVKNIKKLADELCSVRGVLHGKLAMTAGRFGTEGEEH, from the coding sequence ATGGACAACGTCACGAGGATCGGAGTATCGCTCGAACCAGAACTACTGGAAAAATTCGATGAATTGATTCGGGAAAAGGGGTATACCACGCGGTCCGAGGCGATCAGGGATCTGATCAGGAACGCACTCGTGGAGGAGATCTGGGCTGATGAAAATTCGGAAGCATTCGGCACCATTACACTCGTCTACGACCATGAGAAGGGTGGCGTGAGAGAGAAATTATTAGAGATCCAACACGCCCATCATACGCAAATATCCTCGTCAATGCACATCCATTTGGACGCGCATAGGTGCCTGGAGGTTCTCGTGGTCAGCGGAAAGGTAAAGAACATCAAGAAACTCGCAGATGAACTCTGTAGTGTTCGTGGCGTTCTGCACGGCAAGCTGGCAATGACTGCAGGGCGTTTCGGTACTGAAGGCGAAGAACATTGA
- a CDS encoding CoA-binding protein has product MVSQLDALFNPKSVAIVGASGHPGKIGNTILINLMNGNFRLYLVNPNESVINGFKVYKSVKDLPETVDLAVLAVSAKITPPIMKECVEKGIPFVISVAAGFGEIGEEGKILERQIADIIKGTGTRLVGPNTLGIIVTANKLDTLFVPKERSPRPGDGDITVISQSGSIMCGIYEMAEDAGIGIRACVGLGNKVDLNENDYLEYFAKDDRTKSIAMYLESFSDGQKFVEICRKITPKKPIVAIKVGSTEKGAKAASSHTGAIASGSDALVSGIFKQIGVQRAYDEIELLDMAKALAYLDHIDGDRIAIVSSTGGFGVIATDYIESKEKGVGMRLAEISDEGKKAIRERTQYFASVENPIDLTGSVTDEMYGEVLEIIQREKDVDVVMLLLQLQPPLITNRLVDIAEEKIKKGGKPTVVCCIGGSVPRPMLRRFEEKRIPAYSSLTRAIKSIRCLYDRGLYLKRIRRSSNEE; this is encoded by the coding sequence ATGGTTAGCCAGTTGGATGCATTATTCAACCCAAAAAGCGTCGCAATAGTCGGCGCTTCTGGTCATCCAGGAAAGATCGGAAACACAATCCTGATCAACCTGATGAATGGGAATTTTAGATTATATCTTGTCAACCCAAACGAAAGCGTCATCAATGGTTTCAAGGTCTATAAGAGTGTAAAAGACCTACCGGAAACAGTAGATCTGGCGGTTCTCGCTGTTTCTGCAAAGATCACGCCACCGATCATGAAAGAATGTGTGGAAAAGGGGATTCCCTTCGTGATTTCCGTAGCGGCTGGTTTTGGGGAGATCGGAGAAGAAGGTAAAATCCTGGAAAGACAAATCGCCGACATCATAAAGGGAACAGGAACCAGACTGGTAGGGCCGAACACTCTCGGAATCATTGTCACCGCCAACAAGCTTGACACACTCTTCGTTCCGAAAGAACGAAGCCCGAGGCCTGGTGATGGCGATATCACTGTGATCTCGCAAAGCGGTTCTATCATGTGCGGTATCTATGAAATGGCCGAGGATGCCGGCATCGGGATCAGAGCATGTGTTGGCCTTGGTAACAAGGTTGATCTCAACGAGAATGACTATCTCGAGTATTTCGCAAAGGATGATCGTACAAAATCGATCGCGATGTATCTCGAATCTTTTTCAGACGGACAGAAGTTCGTTGAAATCTGCAGGAAAATTACACCAAAGAAGCCGATCGTTGCGATTAAGGTAGGTAGCACTGAAAAAGGAGCTAAAGCGGCATCATCCCACACTGGGGCAATAGCGAGTGGGTCAGACGCTTTGGTAAGCGGGATCTTCAAACAAATCGGAGTCCAGAGGGCTTACGATGAAATCGAGCTGCTAGACATGGCAAAAGCCCTCGCTTATCTCGACCACATCGACGGAGATAGAATTGCGATCGTCAGCAGCACGGGCGGTTTCGGCGTCATTGCTACCGACTACATCGAATCTAAGGAAAAAGGAGTGGGCATGAGGCTTGCGGAGATAAGCGATGAAGGCAAGAAAGCGATCAGAGAGAGGACACAGTATTTTGCTTCCGTTGAAAACCCTATCGACCTCACAGGCAGTGTGACGGACGAAATGTACGGTGAGGTCTTGGAGATCATCCAGAGAGAAAAAGATGTCGATGTGGTCATGCTGCTCCTCCAGCTTCAGCCGCCCCTCATAACAAACCGCCTAGTCGACATCGCTGAAGAGAAGATCAAGAAAGGAGGGAAACCGACCGTAGTCTGTTGCATAGGCGGAAGTGTACCGAGACCTATGCTCCGTCGCTTCGAAGAAAAAAGAATACCGGCATACAGTTCACTGACGAGAGCGATCAAGTCGATCCGGTGCTTATACGACAGGGGGCTTTACCTGAAAAGGATTAGACGCTCGAGTAACGAAGAATAG
- a CDS encoding asparagine synthase-related protein, which translates to MAWEIELLNSLQGILGENLRGRSDIAVSFSGGLDSSILAAIASEYCTPHLYTVGIEDSHDISVARITSEKLGLPWEKIVLTEEDIINAVPRLAAIISDLNPLVLSYELPLYFVALNAKESLLINGQGADELFGGYKKYELLSFDERVKSMDEDLKKLLDKGMNLERKIAAHFGKAILHPFLNPQFIDLARSIPVEERMRGGIRKGLLRNVARALALNEIADYEKKAAQYGSGIMRVLKNAARKRKLHLNEYVQQLVTLGDR; encoded by the coding sequence ATGGCTTGGGAAATTGAACTCCTAAACTCTCTCCAGGGCATTCTGGGTGAGAATCTTCGGGGTCGGAGCGACATAGCAGTATCATTCTCCGGAGGACTGGATAGCAGCATTCTTGCAGCGATTGCATCGGAATATTGCACCCCACATCTTTACACAGTTGGCATTGAGGACTCACATGATATTTCCGTGGCTAGAATCACATCAGAAAAATTGGGGTTACCATGGGAGAAAATTGTCCTGACCGAGGAAGACATTATCAACGCTGTCCCGCGATTGGCAGCGATAATTTCCGATCTCAACCCCCTTGTTCTCTCCTACGAACTCCCCCTGTATTTTGTCGCCTTAAATGCTAAAGAATCACTCTTAATAAACGGGCAAGGAGCCGATGAGTTGTTTGGAGGTTACAAGAAATATGAGCTTCTTTCATTTGATGAAAGGGTAAAGTCGATGGATGAAGATTTGAAAAAGCTGCTCGATAAGGGAATGAATTTAGAAAGAAAAATCGCAGCGCATTTCGGTAAAGCGATCTTGCATCCATTTCTCAATCCACAATTCATCGATCTTGCGCGGAGCATCCCTGTCGAAGAAAGGATGAGAGGTGGTATCAGAAAAGGGCTTCTAAGAAACGTCGCGAGGGCTCTCGCCCTCAATGAAATCGCTGATTATGAAAAGAAGGCGGCACAATATGGCTCGGGTATTATGAGGGTTTTGAAGAACGCCGCTCGGAAACGCAAGCTTCATTTAAATGAATACGTTCAGCAGCTCGTGACATTAGGTGATCGCTGA